The sequence below is a genomic window from Meiothermus sp. Pnk-1.
ATGGTAAAAGCCATTGAGCGGGTTACAGGCCGGCGTCACCCTATTCGCCCCATACGTCGCCCTGATGTGAATCCCTAAAAAGATTCTACTAGACACAAACTTTTTTATATCCCTCCGGCGCAGAGAGCCGGAGGCAATCAACTTTTTAAAATACCTATCCCCTGAACAAATGGTCACCTCAGCCATTGTCCAAGTGGAATATGCAACAGGCGAGTTTGCGATAGACCCAAGGCAAGAAAAAAGTATACATCAGCTATTTGCTCAATTCAAAATCTTGCCCTTTGAAGAGAACGCAGCGCTCAAAACCGTACGGGAAGCAACTAAACTATCCCTACCCAAAAAACCCAACCCCCACAAACGCCTATTCGATTTGATGATCGCTTCAACCGCATGGACTCATAACCTGACCATCTTGACTGAAAATCTCAAGGACTTTGAAGACCTGGGCTGGGCTCGAGCAGCCAACTGGCGAGAGTATGGCCGGTAGACAAACCTTCCGCATCCTCATCGTGGGCAAGTCGGACTCGGGGAATCCGGCGCATGGAGGGGCGCTGCCGGCACCCGGTCATCGTCAGCCGCAAGCGCGAGTTCGCCGATCTGGCCGGGGGGCGCCACACCGTGGGCGGGGCCGGCGACCCCACCCCCGCCCTCAAGCGCCACCCCTGGGAGACGCCACTACAAGCACCCCCTCAACTTCCGCACCCTCGATGCCCGGCGTCAACCCCTCCTGCGGCAACAGTCTGGAGCTTAGATGGGCGCATCGCCGAGGCCGCCTGGCAGGGCCCACGACCTCAGCCTAGCTGATGAGCGAACCGATCAGCCGCAGGCCCTCGAGCTCACCCGCAAGTTCAAGGCCATGATCGTTGAGGGGGCCGAGCCTGCGCCTGAACTGGGCGACCTCAGGGCGCTGGCCGGGGTGCACAAGCTGCACGCGCGGGTCAAGTGCGCTACGCTGGCGTGGAACACGCTGGAAGAAGCGCTGAAGGGGCAGTAACGATTGTCTCCGGCTTACGACCCACGGGAGGGTTCCACTTCCCCCTCCTCGCGGAATTGCAGCTCGTAGAGGTCGCGGTACAAGCCGCCCGCTGCCAGCAACTCCTCGTGGGTACCCTGCTGCACCACCCGGCCGTCCTCGAGCACCACGATCAGGTCGGCGCGGCGCACCGTGGAGAGGCGGTGGGCGATGACGAAGGTGGTGCGGCCTTGCATGAGGGTCTCGAGCGCCTCCTGCACCAGCATCTCCGACTCGGAGTCGAGGGAGCTGGTGGCCTCGTCGAGGATGAGGATGCGGGGGTCCTTGAGCAGCGCCCGGGCGATGGCGATGCGCTGACGCTGCCCGCCCGAGAGCCTCACCCCGCGTTCGCCCACCAGGGTGCCGTAGCCCTCGGGGAAGGCGCAGATGAACTCGTGGGCGTTGGCGGCCTTGGCCGCGGCGACAATTTCGGCCTCGCTCGCCCCAGGGCGGCCATAACCGATGTTCTCGGCGATGGAGCCGGAAAACAGCAGGGTCTCCTGGGGCACGATGCCGATGTGCGAGCGTAGCTCGCGCAAGGCCACCTCGCGCACGTCGAGGCCGTCTAGGGTGATGCTGCCGCCGGTCACGTCGTAAAAGCGCGGGATCAGGGCCACCAGGGTGCTCTTCCCGGCCCCGCTGGGGCCCACGATGGCCACCACCTGGCCAGGTTTGGCCTCGAGGCTCACCCCCCGCAGCACCTCGCCGCGCTCGCCGTAGCCAAAGCGCACGTCCTGGAAGCGCACCCACCCCTGCACCCGTTCCAGCGGCCTGGGCTGGGCCGGTTCGACCAGGTCGGGGCGCTCGTCGAGCAGCTCGAAGATGCGGCTGGAAGCGCCCAGGGCGCTCTGGATCTGGGTGAAGATGCCGGTAAAGGTGCCCACCGTGGCGGCGATGTTGAAGGTGTAGAGCACGAAGGTGAAGAGCTGGCCGGGGCTGATCTCCTTCAGCGCCACCAGCCGCCCGCCGTACCAAAGCACCAAGCCCAGCGCGGCGGAGACGGCAAAGAAGACGATAGGGTTGAGCACCGCCCCCAGCAGCGCCCGCCGCAGCGCCACCCGGAAGGAGTTGCCGATGAGCTCGCCATAGCGCTTGGCCTCGAGCCCCTCCGCCGTGAACGACTGCACCACCCGGATGCCCGAGAGGGTCTCCTCGGCACGGGCGTTGGCCTCGGCCACCCGGTCTTGGAACTCCTTGGAAACCCGGCGGATCAGGCGGCCCAGGAAGATCGCCGCCAGGATCACCACCGGCACCACCGCCAGGATCAGCGCGGTGAGCTTCCAGTTGGTGAGGAAGAGGATCGCCAAGGTGCTCACCAGCACCAAGGGCTGGGTGAAGAGCTGCACCAGGGTGCTTGAGACCACCGCCTGCACGGTGGCGATGTCCGAGGTCAGGCGGCTGGTGATGTCGCCGGTCTTGTTGCGCTCGAAAAAGCGGGGGGAGAGGGTGAGCAGGTGGGTGTAGAGCGCCTTGCGCAGGTCGGCCACCACGCCCTCGCCGGCGCGGGCTACGAGGTAACTTTGCACCCCGCTGAAGACGGCCTGCCCCGCGAACACCCCCAGCAGCACCAAGAGCAGCGAGTCGAGCCGGGCCAGGTTGGCCTCGAGGAAGGAGGCGTTGATCAGGCGGCCCACCACCTGAGGGAACGATAGGTTGAAAGCGGTGGAGATCAGGCTGGCGAGCCCGGCCACCACCAAGCCCCAGCGGTAGGGCCGGGTGTAGGCCAGCAGACGGCGCAACTGGCCCAGGTCACGTTGCCGCTTTGGCGCTTGCGAAGCATGCATGGCAAGCATTTTAGGGCAGGCCCGGGGCCTCTCGGAGCGTGCGGCGGGTCCTGACTACTCGGTGGCCAGGGGCTCCCTGGCCGCCTCGGCCTCGAGCCCGCGCGCAGGAGCGTCCGCGATGCCGAAGTCCTGCGCGATCAGCCGGGCGGTCATCTTGGCCGACATCATCACGCTGGGGGTCCCGGCTCCCGGCTGCACCCCGGCCCCCACCAGGTAGAGCTTGGCGATATCCTCCGAGCGGTTGTGCGGGCGGAAAAAGGCCGACTGCAGCAGCAGCGGTTCGGGGCCAAAGGCGTTGCCCAAGTAGGAGTTCAGGGTGTGCTCGAAGTAATCCGGGGTGACGAAGCCCTTGTACACGAGCCGGCTCATCAGCCCCGGCAGGTAGCCGCGCTCGTCGAGGAAACGCAGGATCTTGTCGGTGAAGGGTTCTCCCAACAGTTCCCAGTCGAGCCTCGAGCCGTTGTGCGGCACCGGCACCAGCGTGTAGGCCGCGTGGTGGCCGGGGGGGGCCAGCGAGGGGTCGGTGAGGGTGGGCAGGTGCAGGTACTGGGAGAAGTCCTTGGCTAGGATCTTACGCCCGAAGATATCCCGCAAAAGCTCCTCGTAGCGCGGCCCCAGGATGATGTTGTGGTGGCGCAGCCGCTCGCCCTCGTGCCCATCGGCCCTGAAGCCGAAGTAGATCACCACCAGCGACATGCTCTGCCTCCTGGCCTTCACCACCCAGTCGGCGTTCCAGAAGCGGTACTGCGGCTCGATGAGATCGAGGTAAGTGTGGGCGTAATCCGCGTTGGAGACCACCAGGTCGGCTTGCAGCACCTCGCCCGAGGCCAGCGTGACGCCGGTGGCGACCTTTTTGCCGTTTTGGCGGACCACGTTGATCTTGGTGACCTCGGCGCGGTAGCGAACGGTCCCGCCCAGCTCCTCGAACTTCTTCACGAACCCCTGCACCAGGGCTCCGGTTCCCCCCATCGCGAAGTGGATCCCCCAGGTCTTTTCGACGAAGTGGATCATGGCGTAGATGGCCGGGACGCTCATGGGATTGCCGCCGATGAGCAAGGTCTCGAAGCTAAAGACCTGCTGCATCTTGGGGTTCTTGAAATATTTTTTGGCGAAGCTCAGCAGGGTGCGCACCGCGTCCAGCCGGAGCAAATCTGGGACGACCCGGAGCATGGTACCCAAGTCGCCGAAGTAGGTGTATCCGAGCTCGAGGAAGCCGCGCTCAAAGATGGCCTTGGCGTCGCGGTGGAAGCGCTCGTAGCCCTCCAGGTCCTCGGGGGCCAATGCTTGAATCTGTGCCCGGGTGCTCGCCGGGTCGCCGTCGTAGTCGAAGAAGGTGCCGTCGTCGAAGCAGATGCGGTAAAAGGGCAGAATCGGCACGATCTGCACGTAGCGGGAGGTGTGGGGGCCACCACTTGCGCGCTTGTCGTCGCCCAGGATGGTGGGCGGAAAGTCGGGCTCGCCAAGGCGGGGCCGACCGCGCTCGAGCGCGAATAACTCCTCGATAAAGTGCGGCACGGTGATGACGGTGGGACCCATGTCGAAGGTGAAGCCGCCCACTCTGCGCACGTAGGCCCGCCCGCCGGGGCCGTCCAGCTTCTCGAGAATGGTGGTATCGAAGCCCAGGCTTTGCAGGCGGATGCCCATCGCCAAGCCGCCGATGCCCGAGCCGATCACCAGGGCTTTCTTAGCCATGCTTGGCATCCTAACCTTGGGGTTCGGGGGCTACCAACGGCGTGAGCTACAGTCGCCCACGGGCTTAGCCTAGCCGGCGTGCCAGCCCGGCGTTTTGCACGATGGTGGTGGCGATCTCCTCGATGGAGGAGGTGGTGGTGTCGAAGTAGCGAATGCCGTTGTTTTTGAAAAGCCGTTCGGCCCGCTCCACCTCGTAGCGGCACTGCTCGAGCGTGGCGTAGCGGCTGCCCGGCTTGCGGGCCGTGCGGATCTGGTGCAGGCGTAGGGGGTCAATGGTCAGGCCGAAGACCCGGGAGCGGTAGGGCTGGAGCAGTTCGGGCAGCGTAAGTCGCTCGAAGTCGCCCTCGGCGAGGGGGTAGTTGGCCGCACGGATGCCGTACTGGAGCCCCAAAAAGAGACAGGTCGGGGTCTTGCCCGCGCGGGAAACCCCCACCAGGATCACCTCCGCTTGGGCGTAGTGCTTGCTGCCCAAACCGTCGTCGGTGGCCAGGGCAAAGTCCACCGCGTCAATGCGGGTGAAGTAGGTGCTGGCGTCGTTGATGCTGTGGAAACGGCCCACCCGGGGCTGAACCCGAGCCCCCAACTCGGCCTCGAGCCTGCTCAAGTACGGCCGGAAGAGGTCAAAGACCAGCGCCGGGGCGCGCTCGAGCAGGGCGCTCAACCCCGGATTGGTCAGGGTGCTGAAGACGATGGGCCGCACCCCCTGCGCCTCGCAAACCAAGCGGATCTCGGCCACGATGGCCTCGAGCTCGGCCTCGGTATCGGTAAAAGGGCGGGCCTGATACTCGAACGTCACCCCCTCAAAGTGCGCCAACAAGCTTCTCGCCACGCTCTCGGCGGTGATGCCGGTGTGATCGGAAACAATAAATACCGTGCGGACTGGCATTTGCCCTTAGTCTACCGCCGTTCCTTGCCCTGCTCGCGCCGCCAGGCTCGGTGTACTTGCCTCGCTTTCACACCACCCACCCGGAGCCCTTGCGCACCCACACTGAGGTACAGTAAGGAAAAGCGCCAGGAAGGGGGAGGTATGTATATCCGCTGGTTCGACACGCTCGGTATGGAAGACCTAAGCCTAGTTGGAGGTAAAAACGCCTCGCTCGGGGAGATGATCAGCCGGCTCAGCCACCTGGGAATCAAGGTGCCGGAAGGGTTCGCCACCACCGCGCAAGCCTTTCGCGCGTACATGGAGCATAACGGGCTCGAGGAAAAAATCCGCGAGGGCCTACAACAGCTGGACGTAGACGACGTAGAAGCGCTGGCGCGCACCGGGGCCGAGATCCGCCGCTGGGTGGAGGAGGGCGAGATGCCCGCGGCGCTCGAGGCCGCCATCCAAGAAGCCTACGCCAGGCTGGAAAGCCGCTCTGGAGCGGAGCTCTCGGTGGCGGTGCGCTCCTCGGCCACCGCCGAGGACCTGCCCGAGGCCTCCTTCGCCGGGCAGCAGGAGACCTACCTGGGGGTGCGGGGGGTGGAGAACGTCCTCCGTTGCGTGAAGAAGGTCTTCGCCTCGCTGTACAACGACCGGGCCATCGCCTACCGGGTCCACCACGGCTTCGCCCACCAGCAAGTAGCCCTCTCGGCGGGCATCCAGCGGATGGTGCGGAGCGATCTGGGCTCGAGCGGGGTGATCTTCACCCTCGACACCGAATCCGGCTTCCGCGACGCGGTGTTCATCACCTCGAGCTACGGCCTGGGCGAGTTGATCGTGCAGGGGGCGGTGAACCCCGACGAGTTCTACGTGTACAAGCCCGCGCTCAAAGCGGGAAGGGCAGCCATTTTGCAGCGGCACCTGGGCACCAAGATGCAGAAGATCGTCTACGCCGAGGGCGACGAGCCCATTCAGACCGTCCCGGTGCCCGAGGCCGAGCGGATGCGCTTCTCCATCACCGACGAGGAGGCCGAATCGCTAGCCCGACAGGCCCTCCTCATCGAGGAGCACTACGGCCGCCCGATGGACATCGAGTGGGCCAAGGACGGCCTGGACGGCCAGCTCTACATCCTCCAGGCCCGCCCGGAGACCGTGCAAAGCCGCATGGGCCGGGTGATCGAGCGCTTCACCCTGCTGGAGCGCGGCGAGGTGCTGGTGAGCGGGCGCAGCGTGGGCAACCGCATCGGGGCCGGAGCCGTGCGGGTCATCCAGAGCCCCCAGGAGATGCACCGGGTGAAGCCGGGCGACGTGCTGGTGGCGGACATGACCGACCCCGACTGGGAGCCGGTGATGAAGCGGGCCGCGGCCATCGTGACCAACCGGGGCGGGCGCACCTGCCACGCGGCCATCGTGGCCCGCGAGCTGGGCATCCCAGCGGTGGTGGGCACCGGCGAGGCCACCCGCGTGCTGCAAGACGGCGATCCCGTGACGGTCTCCTGTGCCGAGGGGGATACCGGTAGGGTATACCGCGGCCAGTTGCGTTTCGAGGTGCAGAAGATCCACCTCGACCAGATGCCCGAGATCCCGGTCAAGATCATGATGAACGTGGCCACGCCGGAGCGGGCCTTCAGCTTCGCCAGCCTGCCCAACGCCGGGGTGGGGCTAGCCCGGCTCGAGTTCATCATCAACAACGTCATCGCGCTGCACCCGCAAGCGGTACTCGACTACCCTAACCTACCCTCCCACCTCAAGGCCGAGATCGAGCGGCGCAGCGCGGGATACCCGAACCCCCGCGCTTTCTTTGTGAGCAAGCTGGCCGAGGGGGTCTCGACGATCGCCGCCGCCTTCGCGCCCCACCCGGTGATCGTGCGGCTTTCGGACTTCAAGTCCAACGAGTACGCCCACCTCCTGGGCGGGGAGCGCTACGAGCCCAAGGAGGAAAACCCCATGCTCGGTTTCCGGGGGGCTTCACGCTATCGCTCCAAGGCTTTCGCCGGAGCCTTCGCCATGGAGTGTGAGGCGCTGAGATACGTGCGCGACGAGATGGGTCTGACCAACGTGGAGATCATGATCCCCTTCGTGCGCACGGTGGGCGAACTGCAGGCGGTGCTGGAGGTGTTGCGATCCCACGGGCTCGAGCGAGGCAAGAACGGCCTCAGGGTCATCATGATGTGCGAGGTGCCCTCCAACGCCATCCTGGCGGAGGGGTTTTTGCAGCATGTGGATGGCTTCTCCATCGGCTCCAACGACCTCACCCAGCTCACCTTAGCCCTCGACCGCGACTCCGGCCTGGTGGCCGAGCTCTTCGACGAGCAGGACGAGGCGGTGAAGTTCCTGCTCTCGAGGGCCATCCAAACCGCCAAGAAGATGGGCAAGTACATCGGCATCTGTGGCCAGGGCCCCTCCGACCACCCCGAGTTCGCCCTATGGCTGGTGGAACAGGGTATCGAGAGCCTCTCGCTCAACCCCGACAGCGTGCTCGAGACCTGGCTGTTCCTGGCCGAGCGGCAAAATATACCGTCGTAAAAATACAGCCCTCCGTACGTCCCACGCCGTACGTCGAACGAAGGGGATCGGTCCCCCGGGTGTACGAGCTTTGCTCGTCCCGACAGGGAATCTACCTCTGGGTGTACGAGCTTTGCTCGTCCCCAGCATTTAGCGTATAGCGTACGACGTATGACCTAAGTCACGTCTTGCGTTTTGCGTATAGCGTACGACCCAAGACGTACGGCCATCTCTACGACGCGGTACGGAAGGCCAACATCAGGCCTCCGCGGAGAGCAGTTCACCTTGCTCCCGTAACCGGTTGATGTCCCTCGAGGGCGCGCTCCCGAACAGGCGGCGATACTCCCGGCTGAATTGCGACGGGCTGGCGTATCCCACCTGCCGGGCGGCCGTCGCGGCATCCATCCTCGAGGTCAGCATCAGGCGCCGGGCCTCCTGAAGGCGCAGTATCTTCTGAAACTGCAACGGGCTCATCGAGGTGACGGCCTTGAAGTGCTGGTAGAAGGAGGAGGGGCTCATGTTCACCATCCTGGCCAGTGCCTCGACGCGCATCGGCTGGTCGAAGTTAGACCGTATCCAGCGAATAGCCCGGGCGATACGGTACACGCTTGACTCGGCGAGGCCGATCTGGGCTACCCGGCTCCCTATCGAACTGCGCAGCAGGCGGATCAGGACCTCCTCGACCGCCAATGGGGCGAGCAGCTCGGCATCTTGCGGGCTGGCCATCAGCTCGAGCAACCGGAGCGCCGCTTTCACCACGCCCGCGTCGCTTCCGCCGATATACACCCCCTTATTCCCGTAGACCGCGGGCAGGCCGTGCGGATATACCTTCAAGATCAGCTCGGCAATTTGGCGGGGGTCTAAATCCAGGCGAAGGCAGAGGAAGGGCTCGGCGGGGCTGGCCCGGGTGACCTGAAACGACAGGGGCAAATCCACCGAGAACACGATCATCTGGGCCGGGTTGTACTCGTATCTCTCCGATCCCAGCAGAGCCGCTTTGGCCCCCTGTGCCACGATGCACAGCGCCGGGGTGGACAAAGCGAGCAAGGGGGCCTTGTAAGGGCGCGAGTGGCGGCTGACGTATACGCCGGGAAGCCGAAGCGCAAACACGCCGTCGTAGGGAGCGTACGCGCGGATCAACCCAGCCAGCTTCAGCAGGTCGGACGGATCCGGCTCCGTGGGGTTTTCCAAATGGGACAGGGGCTTCGCTTGGCTCATCGCGGTTCTCCCTTTGGGGCACGCTGCCGCCCTGACTTACCCCCATTGTAGGCAGCGCAACCGGCCCGATTTGCCTAAATCTCCAAATCCCTTATCCCATCCTCCATAGAGGAAGAGGTCCCCGGAGTTTTAGGCAAGAACCCCCCAGAAACAGACAACCGGCTGCGGGGTAAGCGGGGCCATACTGGCATCGCTGGCCGGCGCAACTTCCGGCTTTGCGTGGGAGGTAAACCACCATGCGTGCAACGGTCATGTACGGCCCCCGTGACGTGCGCTCCGAAGAGCGCCCAGATCCCCAAATCCTCGAGCCCACCGACGCGATCATCCGGTTGCCCGCCACCTGCATCTGCGGCTCCGACCTGTGGCCCTACCGTGGCTTCGACCGCCTAACCCAGCCCACCCCCATGGGCCACGAGTACGTGGGCATCGTCGAGGAAGTGGGCAGCGCGGTAAAGAACATCAGGCCGGGGCAGTTTGTGGTGGGCTCATTCTTTGCCTCGGACAACACCTGCCCCATCTGCCAAGCTGGCTACCATAGTTCCTGCGTCAACCGGCAACCCGGCGCCCCCACGGGGGCGCAAGCGGAGTACGCCCGCATCCCCCTGGCCGACGGTACCCTCGTCCCCACCCCAGAGATTCCCCCCGACGACCTGATCCCGAGCCTCTTGGCGGCCTCCGATGTGCTGGGGACCGGCTGGTTCGCTGCGGTGGCGGCCCAGGTGCAGCCGGGCAAGGCGGTCGCGGTAGTCGGGGATGGAGCCGTCGGGCTGCTGGCGGTGCTCTCTGCCAAGCAGATGGGCGCCGAGCGCATCTTTTTGCTGGGGAGCCGCAACCCATCGCGGCAGGCTTTGGCCAGGGAGTTCGGCGCTACGGACATCCTCGAGGAGCGCGGCGACGAAGGCGTAGAGCGGATCAAGGATCTGACCGACGGCCTGGGGGTGCACTCGGCCATCGAAGCGGTCGGCACCCAGGAATCCATGATGATGGCCATCCGCGCTACGCGCCCAGGAGGTCACGTGGGGTTTGTCGGCGTGCTCCACGACGTGGCCATTCCGGGGCAGGAGTACTTTTTCTCCCACGTACACCTGCACGGCGGGCCCGCCCCGGTGCGCCGCTTCCTGCCCGAGCTGATCGAGCTGATCTGGAAGGGGAAGATCAACCCCGGCAAGGTTTTCGATCTGACCCTGCCCCTAGCCCAGGTCGCCGAGGGTTACCGCGCGATGGACGAGCGCCGGGCGATCAAGGTGTTGCTGCGCCCATGATGGGGGACTCGAGCCGCCATGCCGTTATACCGTGTGCGCCGGCAACTCGATTTCCTGCACGGATGTTCTATGTCGTACGTCGTACGCCAAACGCGTTGGTAAAGGAGTAAACGAATGAGCCCATCGCTGTTGAAGCTCAACCACAGCATCCCAGAAGCCTGAGAACCACCCTAGAGGAGGGACGAGATGCAAAAGCGTAAACTGGGCCAGCTGGAAGTTTCGGCCATCGGACTGGGCTGCATGACCATGACCGGCGGCTACAGCGTGTCGCCGGAGCGGCGCGAGATGATCGCCCTGATCCGCAAGGCCGTGGAGCTGGGCGTGACCTTCTTCGACACCGCCGAGGTCTACGGCCCCTTCGTCAACGAGGAGCTGGTGGGGGAGGCCCTCGAGCCCTTCCGGGGTCAGGTGGCCATCGCCACCAAGTTCGGCTTCCGCCACGACGCGAACGGGCGTCCGAACCCCGCAAACGGCACCGACAGCCGGCCCGAGCAGATCCGGCGGGCGGTGGAGGGCTCGCTCAGGCGCTTGCGGGTGGAAGCCATTGACCTGCTCTACCAGCACCGGGTGGATCCCAACGTCCCCATCGAGGACGTGGCGGGCACGGTCAAGGAGCTGATCCAAGAAGGCAAGGTGCGGCACTGGGGCCTGTCCGAAGCGGGGCCAAAGACGCTCCGCCGCGCCCACGCCGTCTGTCCGGTAACTGCGGTGCAGTACGAGTACTCGCTCTGGTGGCGCAAGCCCGAACAGGAAATCCTGCCTATCTGTGAGGGGCTGGGCATCGGCTTTGTCCCGTACAGCCCCCTCGGCAAAGGTTTTCTAACCGGGGCGATTGACCAAACCACCGCCTTTGCCCCCTCCGACCTTCGCAGCCGGATCCCCCGCTTTAGCCCGGAGGCGCGGCAGGCCAACCAGGCGCTGGTGGAGCTGCTGCGAAACATCGCCGGGCGCAAGGGGGCCACCCCGGCGCAGGTCGCCCTGGCGTGGCTGCTGGCGCAGAAGCCCTGGATCGTGCCGATTCCGGGCACGACCAAGCTTCCTCGGTTGCAGGAAAACATCGGCGCGGTCAACGTCGCCCTCGCCCCGGAGGACCTGCAAGCCTTAGAGGAAGCGTCGGCCCAGATCCGGATCGTGGGCGAGCGCTACCCCGAGGAGCTGGAGCGCATGACCTATGTGGAATCGCCCCCAAAAGGTTGAACGCGTGAAAGGAGGTGAAGCGTATGGCCACCCAAGGAAGTGGATTCCAAAAGCCTAAGGCCGGCCGCTGGACGGCGGAAGAGCTGGCCCAAATCGCCCCGGCCGACGACCTCCACGTCGCCCCTTTTCGGGAAGACGGGGTCACCTACGGCACCCCCACCTGGGTCTGGTGCGTGGTGGTGGGGGAGGCCGTCTACGCCCGGGCCTACCACGGCCCCCGCTCTAGCTGGTACCAAGCGGCGGTGCGCCAGGGGGCCGGGCGGGTGCACGTGGCGGGGATGGTCCGGGAGGTGGTCTTTCAGCCGGTCCCGGCCGAGGATCCCCTCCAAAAGGCCATTGACGCCGCCTACCGGGAAAAGTACGGGGGAAGCCCCTACCTGGAACCCATGGTGAGCCCCCGGGCCCGGGCGGCCACCGTGCGGATCCTGCCCCGAGAGGAGGCGTAGTGGGTCAGCGGATCCTCATCACCGGCTCGGCGGACGGCCTGGGGCGGCTTCTGGCGCAGAAGCTGGTGGCCCTGGGGCACCGGGTGGTCCTCCACGCCCGCAACCCCAGGCGGGCCGAGGAGGCCCTGGCCCAGGTGCCCGGCGCCGAGGGGGTGCTGGTGGGGGACCTGGCCCGCCCTGAGGAAGTCCTCCGCCTGGCGGAGGCCGCCAAGGCCGCAGGGCCCTTCCATGCGGTGGTCCACAACGCCGGGGTGTACCAGGCCCCGGAGGGGGAGATCCTCTGGGTAAACACCCTGGCCCCCTACCTCCTCACCGCCCTCATCCCCAGGCCCCAGCGCTTGGTCTACGTCAGCTCCGACCTCCACCTCCAGGCGAGGCCCGACCTCGAGGCCCTGGCCAAGGGGCAGATTGGCTACGGCGAGTCCAAGTTCTACCTGGTCCTCCTGGCGAAGGCCCTCGCCCGCCTCTGGCCCGAGGTCTACGCCAACGCCGTGGACCCCGGCTGGGTGCCCACCAGGATGGGCGGCCCCACCGCCCCGGGTAGCCTCGAGGCGGGCGTGGCCACCCAGGCGTGGCTCGCCGTAAGCGACGATCCGCGGGCCAAGGTCAGCGGCCGTTACTTCCACCACCTGCGCGCAGCACGCCCTCATCCTCAGACCGATAATGTGGTGCTCCAGGAGGCCTTCTTGACCCTGTGCGCCAAGCTGACCGGCGTAGCCCTGCCTAAGGAGAGGTGAGCCATGCGGGCGATACCCATCCTGATCCTGAGCTTGGCCCTTTTGGCCCTCGCCCAGGAAGACGCCGTGCGGGTGGAACCCGTACGCTAAGGGAGGAGATGAACATGATCCAGATACATCGGAAAGGCACGCACCCCAAGGCCCAGGGCGACCCCGCCTACTTCACCGGCCCGGTGGAGGTGGAAACCCTTCTGGAGGCCCCACCCCCGGCCCGGGTCCGGGTGGCCCGGGTGCGCTTTGCCCCCGGGGCCCGCACCCACTGGCACACCCACCCCCTGGGGCAGACCCTGGTGGTCCTGGAGGGGGTGGGCTGGGTCCAGGAGGAGGGCGGCCCCAAGCAGGAGATCCGCGAGGGGGACGTGGTCTGGTTCCCCCCAGGGGTCAAGCACTGGCACGGGGCCGCCGCCCACACCCCCATGGTCCACCTGGCCATCCAAGAGGCCCAGGAGGGCCAAACCGCCCACTGGCTCGAGCCCGTAAGCGAGGAGCAATACCAGGGCTGATCATTACCCCGCCCTGGATGCGGTTCGCTCGAGCTCGGCGGCTTGGTACTTCAGCCCCTGGCGCTCCAGGTGCTGCAAGAAGTCCTTCGGTGCGCCCTCGTCGGTGATGAGCAGGTCGATCTCCTCCAGCGCGGCGAAGCTGGCCAGCGTCGCCCGCCCCAGCTTGCTGGAGTCCACCAGGGCGTAGGCGGTGTCCACCGACCGGATCATGGCCTGCTTGGTCTGGGCCTCGTAGGGGTTGGGGGTGGTGTAGCCCTTGACCGCCGTAACCCCGGTAGCGCTCATAAAAGCCTTGTCGGCGTGGTAGACCTCCAGGGTCCGCACCGCCGCC
It includes:
- the ppsA gene encoding phosphoenolpyruvate synthase, with amino-acid sequence MYIRWFDTLGMEDLSLVGGKNASLGEMISRLSHLGIKVPEGFATTAQAFRAYMEHNGLEEKIREGLQQLDVDDVEALARTGAEIRRWVEEGEMPAALEAAIQEAYARLESRSGAELSVAVRSSATAEDLPEASFAGQQETYLGVRGVENVLRCVKKVFASLYNDRAIAYRVHHGFAHQQVALSAGIQRMVRSDLGSSGVIFTLDTESGFRDAVFITSSYGLGELIVQGAVNPDEFYVYKPALKAGRAAILQRHLGTKMQKIVYAEGDEPIQTVPVPEAERMRFSITDEEAESLARQALLIEEHYGRPMDIEWAKDGLDGQLYILQARPETVQSRMGRVIERFTLLERGEVLVSGRSVGNRIGAGAVRVIQSPQEMHRVKPGDVLVADMTDPDWEPVMKRAAAIVTNRGGRTCHAAIVARELGIPAVVGTGEATRVLQDGDPVTVSCAEGDTGRVYRGQLRFEVQKIHLDQMPEIPVKIMMNVATPERAFSFASLPNAGVGLARLEFIINNVIALHPQAVLDYPNLPSHLKAEIERRSAGYPNPRAFFVSKLAEGVSTIAAAFAPHPVIVRLSDFKSNEYAHLLGGERYEPKEENPMLGFRGASRYRSKAFAGAFAMECEALRYVRDEMGLTNVEIMIPFVRTVGELQAVLEVLRSHGLERGKNGLRVIMMCEVPSNAILAEGFLQHVDGFSIGSNDLTQLTLALDRDSGLVAELFDEQDEAVKFLLSRAIQTAKKMGKYIGICGQGPSDHPEFALWLVEQGIESLSLNPDSVLETWLFLAERQNIPS
- a CDS encoding AraC family transcriptional regulator, with protein sequence MSQAKPLSHLENPTEPDPSDLLKLAGLIRAYAPYDGVFALRLPGVYVSRHSRPYKAPLLALSTPALCIVAQGAKAALLGSERYEYNPAQMIVFSVDLPLSFQVTRASPAEPFLCLRLDLDPRQIAELILKVYPHGLPAVYGNKGVYIGGSDAGVVKAALRLLELMASPQDAELLAPLAVEEVLIRLLRSSIGSRVAQIGLAESSVYRIARAIRWIRSNFDQPMRVEALARMVNMSPSSFYQHFKAVTSMSPLQFQKILRLQEARRLMLTSRMDAATAARQVGYASPSQFSREYRRLFGSAPSRDINRLREQGELLSAEA
- a CDS encoding zinc-dependent alcohol dehydrogenase family protein codes for the protein MRATVMYGPRDVRSEERPDPQILEPTDAIIRLPATCICGSDLWPYRGFDRLTQPTPMGHEYVGIVEEVGSAVKNIRPGQFVVGSFFASDNTCPICQAGYHSSCVNRQPGAPTGAQAEYARIPLADGTLVPTPEIPPDDLIPSLLAASDVLGTGWFAAVAAQVQPGKAVAVVGDGAVGLLAVLSAKQMGAERIFLLGSRNPSRQALAREFGATDILEERGDEGVERIKDLTDGLGVHSAIEAVGTQESMMMAIRATRPGGHVGFVGVLHDVAIPGQEYFFSHVHLHGGPAPVRRFLPELIELIWKGKINPGKVFDLTLPLAQVAEGYRAMDERRAIKVLLRP
- a CDS encoding aldo/keto reductase gives rise to the protein MQKRKLGQLEVSAIGLGCMTMTGGYSVSPERREMIALIRKAVELGVTFFDTAEVYGPFVNEELVGEALEPFRGQVAIATKFGFRHDANGRPNPANGTDSRPEQIRRAVEGSLRRLRVEAIDLLYQHRVDPNVPIEDVAGTVKELIQEGKVRHWGLSEAGPKTLRRAHAVCPVTAVQYEYSLWWRKPEQEILPICEGLGIGFVPYSPLGKGFLTGAIDQTTAFAPSDLRSRIPRFSPEARQANQALVELLRNIAGRKGATPAQVALAWLLAQKPWIVPIPGTTKLPRLQENIGAVNVALAPEDLQALEEASAQIRIVGERYPEELERMTYVESPPKG
- a CDS encoding DUF2255 family protein, which gives rise to MATQGSGFQKPKAGRWTAEELAQIAPADDLHVAPFREDGVTYGTPTWVWCVVVGEAVYARAYHGPRSSWYQAAVRQGAGRVHVAGMVREVVFQPVPAEDPLQKAIDAAYREKYGGSPYLEPMVSPRARAATVRILPREEA
- a CDS encoding SDR family NAD(P)-dependent oxidoreductase — protein: MGQRILITGSADGLGRLLAQKLVALGHRVVLHARNPRRAEEALAQVPGAEGVLVGDLARPEEVLRLAEAAKAAGPFHAVVHNAGVYQAPEGEILWVNTLAPYLLTALIPRPQRLVYVSSDLHLQARPDLEALAKGQIGYGESKFYLVLLAKALARLWPEVYANAVDPGWVPTRMGGPTAPGSLEAGVATQAWLAVSDDPRAKVSGRYFHHLRAARPHPQTDNVVLQEAFLTLCAKLTGVALPKER